Proteins encoded by one window of Lutibacter sp. A64:
- a CDS encoding DUF5675 family protein, producing the protein MELVLHRTYFEKGTNSVLFLNSKFLGFTIELPWRKNQKSVSCIPEGTYVLKPRFSEKFKHHLILENVINRSLILIHPANDALKELRGCIAPVTNLSGIGKGTTSKLLFQKIVSLCYQAFDRKEKVILTIKS; encoded by the coding sequence ATGGAATTGGTTTTACATAGAACCTATTTTGAAAAGGGCACGAATAGTGTCCTTTTCTTGAATTCTAAATTTCTAGGGTTTACTATTGAATTGCCCTGGAGAAAAAACCAAAAATCTGTTTCGTGTATTCCAGAAGGAACTTACGTATTAAAACCTCGATTTTCTGAAAAGTTTAAACATCATTTAATCCTTGAAAATGTAATTAATAGAAGCTTAATATTAATTCATCCTGCAAATGATGCTTTAAAAGAATTACGCGGTTGTATTGCTCCTGTAACCAATTTATCTGGTATTGGAAAAGGAACTACTTCAAAACTATTATTTCAAAAAATTGTATCGCTATGCTACCAAGCATTTGACCGAAAAGAAAAAGTAATCTTAACCATTAAATCATAA
- a CDS encoding NACHT domain-containing protein, with product MTTQTKKEKLKDFKNENKFREFLIDFLIKSNFKDVIHTHRYGFPEQGKDIIARIEHPITGDDWFAFVVKKGRIAGGTNEIEMIKNQILQSFEYPYKGVNGDKIKINKVVVVTNENFTNGAQYQITESPKLSLYNNFSFWWNENLIPLIDKNYSDFWLPGDSFAKEFSKNFINDLQKEISIRDLSIQKVDDKKLQKLLDIFIEPKLTTDEIEEDKKTKEKNLKTKKFSIDKLEKIDTNILLSGEQGVGKTKILNTLACRLSHPQTIFNNQQIPIKLKALELRDYSFNLEESIHDIIKYYSNQFFDEETIKNYKIIPFIDDFDLLRSSEKTELKEKLKKYCDKNSTHFVITYSKSEISYNDSIKSIKIHNFNIKQIESFIEKFFEGTSRAEKFIQILKESDILSKLPTTPLTISLISLLYDENNFEIPATLSDIYTDFTNVLLGKLEVYNKTELLIYNLKRRIFTSLALKMLDDRVFEISLKDFKVFVNSFLTERAYESQTENDVIEIIEKSGLLYITDNNIIGFKQQAFIEFLASIEIYHHRRETHYSKLVTKFNDVAWQNTAIFYAGHSKELEGMIDDVIEQSPNVDLRDWFINSSGMGYLSQALYQTKPIERKKLVLKSLENIMKSYHHIKKMTEDEASVFYKMPLPLLLGTLNHWFNENFKSITLKNTLNISFDEIFKLDNNFENNFKSLMISTTLMTPNINDDEKFSKLIEREEFMSHPILPLIADFAIELGMIEKKSVDKAIKSKIETRIKKKREYIKSVLKEPAYRFNDKFALEK from the coding sequence ATGACAACACAAACGAAAAAAGAAAAACTAAAAGATTTTAAAAATGAAAATAAGTTTCGGGAGTTTTTAATCGACTTTTTAATAAAAAGTAATTTTAAAGACGTTATTCATACTCATCGATATGGTTTTCCAGAACAAGGAAAAGATATTATAGCAAGAATAGAACACCCAATAACTGGTGATGATTGGTTTGCTTTTGTTGTTAAAAAAGGAAGAATTGCAGGAGGAACAAATGAAATTGAAATGATAAAAAATCAAATTCTCCAATCTTTCGAATATCCTTACAAAGGAGTTAATGGTGATAAAATCAAGATTAACAAAGTTGTTGTTGTTACAAATGAAAATTTCACTAACGGAGCTCAATATCAAATTACTGAAAGCCCTAAATTAAGTTTATATAACAATTTTAGTTTTTGGTGGAATGAGAATTTAATTCCATTAATCGATAAAAATTATTCAGATTTTTGGCTTCCAGGTGATTCATTTGCAAAAGAATTTTCTAAAAATTTTATTAACGATTTACAAAAAGAGATTAGTATTCGCGATTTAAGTATTCAAAAAGTCGATGATAAAAAACTTCAAAAACTTCTTGATATTTTTATAGAACCTAAACTGACAACAGATGAAATTGAGGAAGACAAAAAAACAAAAGAAAAAAATCTAAAAACAAAAAAATTCAGTATAGATAAACTTGAAAAAATTGACACAAACATTTTACTTTCTGGAGAGCAAGGAGTTGGTAAAACAAAAATATTAAATACTTTAGCTTGTAGATTGTCACATCCTCAAACGATTTTCAACAATCAGCAAATACCGATAAAATTAAAAGCTTTAGAGTTAAGAGATTATAGTTTTAACCTTGAGGAATCTATTCACGATATTATTAAATATTATTCTAATCAGTTTTTTGATGAAGAAACTATCAAAAATTACAAAATAATTCCATTTATTGATGACTTTGATTTATTAAGAAGCTCTGAAAAAACTGAATTAAAAGAAAAGTTGAAAAAATACTGTGATAAAAATTCTACACATTTCGTAATAACTTACAGTAAAAGTGAAATCAGTTATAACGATTCAATAAAATCAATAAAAATTCACAATTTCAATATTAAACAAATTGAATCTTTTATTGAGAAATTCTTTGAAGGTACTAGTAGGGCTGAAAAATTTATTCAAATATTAAAAGAAAGTGATATTCTCTCAAAGTTACCAACTACACCACTAACGATATCTCTAATTTCATTGTTATATGACGAAAATAATTTTGAAATCCCAGCAACTTTAAGTGATATATATACTGACTTTACTAATGTTCTACTAGGCAAACTAGAAGTTTATAATAAAACAGAATTATTAATTTATAATTTAAAACGTAGAATTTTCACTTCATTAGCTTTAAAAATGTTAGATGATAGGGTATTTGAGATTTCCTTAAAAGATTTCAAAGTATTTGTAAATTCATTTTTAACTGAAAGAGCGTACGAAAGTCAAACTGAAAATGACGTAATTGAAATAATCGAAAAATCAGGACTTCTTTATATAACTGACAATAATATTATTGGATTTAAACAACAAGCATTTATTGAATTTCTTGCATCAATTGAAATATACCATCATAGACGAGAGACACATTATAGTAAGTTAGTAACAAAGTTTAATGACGTAGCTTGGCAAAACACTGCAATATTTTATGCAGGACATTCAAAAGAGTTAGAAGGAATGATAGATGATGTAATTGAACAGTCACCAAATGTTGATTTAAGAGATTGGTTCATTAACTCAAGTGGAATGGGTTATTTGTCTCAAGCACTATACCAAACAAAACCGATTGAAAGAAAGAAACTTGTTTTAAAATCATTAGAAAATATAATGAAATCTTATCATCATATAAAAAAGATGACTGAAGATGAAGCTAGTGTTTTTTATAAAATGCCATTACCTCTACTATTAGGTACACTTAACCATTGGTTTAATGAAAATTTTAAATCTATAACATTAAAAAATACGTTAAATATAAGTTTTGACGAAATATTCAAACTTGACAATAATTTTGAAAATAATTTCAAAAGTTTAATGATATCAACTACATTAATGACACCTAACATAAACGATGATGAAAAATTCTCAAAATTAATAGAAAGAGAAGAGTTTATGTCACACCCTATACTACCTTTAATAGCCGACTTTGCAATCGAATTAGGTATGATAGAAAAAAAATCCGTTGACAAGGCAATAAAATCTAAAATTGAGACACGAATTAAGAAAAAAAGGGAATATATAAAATCTGTATTAAAAGAACCTGCGTATAGATTCAATGATAAATTTGCATTAGAAAAATAA
- a CDS encoding DUF2493 domain-containing protein, whose amino-acid sequence MMKLIIAGTRTFNDYKKLCTECDNILQDQNNIEIVSGAYYKGADKLGEQYAKERGYKITRFPANWKRYRRAAGPKRNEQMAEYADTLIAFWDGKSRGTKNMIELAKTRGLKVRTIYNNTN is encoded by the coding sequence ATGATGAAACTAATAATTGCAGGAACCAGAACCTTCAACGACTACAAAAAACTATGCACCGAATGTGACAACATTCTCCAAGATCAAAACAACATTGAAATTGTGTCTGGAGCTTATTACAAAGGAGCCGACAAACTTGGAGAACAATACGCAAAAGAGCGAGGATATAAAATAACTAGATTCCCTGCAAATTGGAAAAGATATAGAAGAGCTGCAGGACCAAAACGCAACGAACAAATGGCAGAATATGCAGATACGTTAATTGCCTTTTGGGATGGAAAAAGTAGAGGTACTAAAAATATGATTGAATTAGCAAAAACAAGAGGTTTAAAAGTTAGAACAATTTATAATAATACTAATTGA
- a CDS encoding DUF6943 family protein — translation MSTYEIKTHQEGRTYNKPHFFILNKGLNSGRPMEQPCPNCFVITTASEETRESLYYLCLSLKTGQFFGYYLKGSVIPFICISDAKTVINTALQNYELQQWELKVEKLKKITAFEQNLELQLQAISKLKIALLRS, via the coding sequence ATGTCAACTTATGAAATCAAGACACACCAGGAAGGAAGAACCTACAACAAACCACACTTTTTTATTTTAAACAAAGGTTTAAATAGTGGTAGGCCAATGGAGCAACCTTGCCCAAACTGTTTTGTAATCACAACCGCTTCAGAAGAAACTCGGGAGTCTTTGTATTACCTATGTTTATCACTTAAAACAGGTCAATTCTTTGGCTACTATTTAAAAGGTAGTGTTATTCCGTTTATCTGTATTTCAGATGCAAAAACGGTAATAAATACAGCCTTACAAAATTACGAGCTGCAGCAATGGGAACTAAAAGTTGAAAAGCTTAAAAAAATTACAGCCTTTGAGCAAAATCTAGAATTGCAATTGCAAGCGATTTCAAAATTAAAAATTGCCTTGTTGAGGTCTTGA
- a CDS encoding IS3 family transposase (programmed frameshift): MSKTKRYDKEFKIMLVELMLSGQSAEDLGKEYGVHSASIRSWKRSYLSNRESFTGSGTPSLTPEEKEIRELKRRLRDAEMERDNLKKGGEHLLQERQVKYRFINKHSTNYPVEKMCKLLKISRNSYYQWLRNSSIIRVSKTRILKAKIYQIWKTNRKVYGSYKITKTLARAGYHYHPSYISRLMQQMGIRSQSKRKYVVTTNSNHNYNISPNILNRNFNIKELGKVWVSDITYIRCKDKWIYLTTMIDLADRKIVGWSLSNDMTVENTVYKAWARARKNRPISDDFIFHSDRGVQYASGKMTAIFRHNKKINQSMSRKGNCWDNAVAESFFKTIKCELIYRRSFKTFIQAYSQIDSYIHWYNTKRIHQSLDYLTPLEMEIILKNIKTKRAA; this comes from the exons ATGAGTAAAACAAAAAGGTACGACAAGGAATTTAAGATTATGTTAGTAGAATTAATGCTCTCAGGTCAGAGTGCAGAAGATTTGGGGAAAGAATATGGTGTCCATTCTGCAAGTATACGCAGTTGGAAAAGATCCTATTTATCAAACCGAGAATCTTTTACAGGTTCAGGAACTCCGAGCTTAACACCAGAAGAAAAAGAGATTCGAGAATTGAAAAGGCGTCTTAGAGATGCTGAGATGGAGAGGGATA ATCTTAAAAAAGGCGGTGAGCATCTTCTCCAAGAACGACAGGTAAAGTACAGGTTTATAAATAAACACAGTACCAACTATCCTGTTGAGAAGATGTGTAAACTTTTAAAAATTAGTAGAAATTCTTATTATCAATGGCTAAGAAATAGTAGTATTATCAGAGTCTCTAAAACAAGAATACTTAAAGCGAAAATTTATCAAATATGGAAAACAAATCGTAAAGTATATGGTAGTTATAAAATCACTAAAACCTTAGCTAGAGCGGGATATCATTATCATCCATCGTATATTTCAAGACTTATGCAGCAAATGGGAATTAGAAGCCAATCTAAAAGAAAATATGTAGTTACAACGAATTCTAATCATAATTATAACATCAGTCCTAATATATTGAATAGGAATTTCAACATAAAAGAACTTGGTAAGGTTTGGGTTTCTGATATTACCTACATTCGATGTAAAGACAAATGGATTTATTTAACTACTATGATAGATTTAGCTGATAGAAAGATTGTTGGATGGTCTTTAAGCAATGATATGACTGTAGAAAATACAGTTTATAAAGCCTGGGCAAGAGCTAGAAAAAACAGACCCATTTCAGATGATTTTATTTTTCATTCTGATAGAGGGGTTCAATATGCGTCAGGTAAAATGACTGCTATTTTTAGGCATAATAAAAAGATAAATCAAAGTATGAGTAGAAAAGGTAATTGTTGGGATAATGCAGTAGCTGAATCATTTTTTAAAACAATTAAATGCGAATTAATTTACAGAAGATCATTCAAAACCTTTATCCAGGCATATAGTCAAATAGATAGTTATATTCATTGGTATAATACTAAAAGAATACATCAGTCTTTAGACTATTTAACTCCTCTAGAAATGGAAATAATATTAAAAAATATCAAAACTAAACGAGCCGCTTAA
- a CDS encoding heavy metal-binding domain-containing protein: protein MKKVILSITVVALFVATSCKTETKKDKEPVKTEAKKEMAMEVYQCPMDCEKGKTYDEKGNCPVCKMDLKKVEKHAKHNDEDHSGHNH from the coding sequence ATGAAAAAAGTAATTTTAAGTATAACTGTAGTAGCTTTATTCGTAGCTACAAGCTGCAAAACAGAAACAAAAAAAGATAAAGAGCCTGTAAAAACAGAAGCCAAAAAAGAAATGGCAATGGAAGTTTACCAATGTCCTATGGATTGTGAAAAAGGCAAAACATACGATGAGAAAGGAAATTGTCCAGTTTGTAAAATGGATTTAAAAAAGGTAGAGAAACACGCTAAACATAATGATGAAGATCATTCGGGTCATAATCATTAG